A section of the Symphalangus syndactylus isolate Jambi chromosome 19, NHGRI_mSymSyn1-v2.1_pri, whole genome shotgun sequence genome encodes:
- the LOC129458195 gene encoding LOW QUALITY PROTEIN: GTP-binding nuclear protein Ran-like (The sequence of the model RefSeq protein was modified relative to this genomic sequence to represent the inferred CDS: substituted 1 base at 1 genomic stop codon), whose amino-acid sequence MAAQGEPQVQFKLVLVGDGGTGKTTFVXRHLTGEFEKKYVATLGVEVHPLVCHTNRGPIKFNVWDTAGQEKFGGLRDGYYIQAQCAIIVFDVTSRVTYRNVPNWHRDLVRVCENIPIVLCGNKVDIKDRKVKAKSIVFHRKKNLQYYDISAKSNYNFEKPFLWLARKLIGDPNLEFVAMPALAPPEVVMDPALAAQYEHDLEVAQTTALPDEDDDL is encoded by the coding sequence ATGGCTGCGCAGGGAGAGCCCCAGGTCCAGTTCAAACTTGTATTGGTTGGTGATGGTGGTACTGGAAAAACGACCTTCGTGTAACGTCATTTGACTGGTGAATTTGAGAAGAAGTATGTAGCCACCTTGGGTGTTGAGGTTCATCCCCTAGTGTGCCACACCAACAGAGGACCTATTAAGTTCAATGTATGGGACACAGCCGGCCAGGAGAAATTCGGTGGACTGAGAGATGGCTATTATATCCAAGCCCAGTGTGCCATCATAGTGTTTGATGTAACATCGAGAGTTACTTACAGGAATGTGCCTAACTGGCATAGAGATCTGGTACGGGTGTGTGAAAACATCCCCATTGTGTTGTGTGGCAACAAAGTGGATATTAAAGACAGGAAAGTGAAGGCGAAATCCATTGTCTTCCACCGAAAGAAGAATCTTCAGTACTACGACATTTCTGCCAAAAGTAACTACAACTTTGAAAAGCCTTTCCTCTGGCTTGCTAGGAAGCTCATTGGAGACCCTAACTTGGAATTTGTTGCCATGCCTGCTCTCGCCCCACCGGAAGTTGTCATGGACCCAGCTTTGGCAGCACAGTATGAGCACGACTTAGAGGTTGCTCAGACAACTGCTCTCCCGGACGAGGATGATGACCTGTGA